GGGAAGAGACAGGCGGCATTGGAACACTCGCCACCATTTTAAGGGGATATCGCGCGGATTCCGCGGTGATATTGGAACCAACGCGGCTTGATCTATGTCCAGTGGGCGCTGGAGCTGCGAGTTTTCGTTTGCATGTGCCCGGTCTTGCAGCTCATGCAGCGATGCGGCAGCAAGGAGTCAGCGCCATCGAGAAATTCTTGTTCATTCACGCATTGCTAATGAGTCTTGAAAAGGAACGGAACGCAGGTTTTCAACATCCTCTATATAAGGATCGATTGCCGGCGCCGATTAGTATAGGCAAAGTGCAGGCTGGTGATTGGCCTTCTACAGTTCCGGACAATCTGGTGGCAGAAGGACGTTACGGTATCCTGCCAGGTGAAAACCTTAATAAAGCAAGAAAACTGTTTGAACAAAAAATTCGGAAGGAAGCCCACAAGGATTCCTGGTTAAGTCAGCATCCACCGGAGGTGGAATGGTTCGAAGGTCAATTTGAGCCGGCTGAAACAGCTCTCGATTCTGATGTTATCAAAGTTCTATCCGAGTGCCATTACGAAACCACAGGCAAAGTCCCGGCAATTCATGGTGTTTCGTATGGATCAGACTTGCGATTCTTTACCAACAATGCTGGAATGCCGGCTGTTTTGTATGGACCAGGCGATGTTGCGCAGGCCCATTCGGTGAATGAATTTATTTCACTGGAACAATTATTCACTGCTACGCAAACCGTTGCGTGTATGATGATCAGGTGGTGTGAAGTATGACTTTTGGTTGCCAGAGTATGGTCGCTCCATTGCGTCGTGTGATCGTGAAAAGTCCGGAAGTAGCTTTTCGAAACCAGTCTTTCATTGATTCGCAATGGAAACAATTGAATTTCGTGGATCGACCGGATTATGAAAAAGCCATCAATGAACATGAAGCGCTAACAGAAATTTTACGTTCTGCCGGCGCAGAGGTTTTGTCTCTTGATTTCGACAGGCGCACGGGACTGGATTCCATCTACACGCATGATCCCGGAATCATTACGGACGCCGGCGCGATCCTTTTTCAGACTGGTAAGGAATTACGGCGCGGAGAAGGGCCCGCAATGGAAGATGCCTTGCGCGACTGGGGAATTGGAATCCTTGGAAGAATTGATGGTAAGGGAACAGCGGAAGGCGGGGATATGGTCTGGCTGGACAAACGAACCTTGCTTGTTGGACATGGCTTTCGCACGAATGCCGCCGGGGTTGCTGCTCTTCATTCGATGCTGAATCCTTTTGAAATCAGCGTATTCGGATTTCACTTGCCTTACTGGCAGGGACCTGGCGATGTTCTTCACTTGATGTCTTTGATAAGTTTGCTGGATGAAGATCTTGCCGTGGTCTATCGTCCGATAATGGCTGTTCCTTTGTATGAACTTCTTGTTGCTCGCGGCATTAAGATGGTTGATGTAGCTGAAGAAGAATTCAACACGCTTGGATGCAATGTCCTGGCGCTCGGACCAAGGGATGTATTGATGGTCGAAGGCAATCCGGTAACTCGTTCCCGTTTGCAGGAAGCGGGTTGTAAGGTCCGGGAGTTTTCTGGAAAAGAGATTGCATATAAAGGAAGCGGCGGCCCGACCTGCCTCACACGCCCGCTTTTGCGGGCGTGATATTCACCGCAGAGTACGCTGAGACCGCAGAGGAATAAACAGAAATGCTTTCTCTCCGCGATCTCTGTGTTCTCTGCGGTGAAATTTTGAAATTATCTCACCTGTGCGGAAGAGCCATCGATCTTTTGTGCGGGTTCCAAACGACCTTTCAAGTAACGCGTAAGGAATTCTTCAGCCCTCAAGTAAAAATCCAATCGATTTGGCTCTCGGCTCAGACCATGTCCTTCATCCGGATAAACAACATATGTGACAGGTAATTTCTGTTCCTTCATCGCTGCGACAATTTGATCCGATGCCTCTTGCTTAACTCGCGGATCGTTGGAGCCATGCGCGATCAATAGAGGTGTTCGAATTTTCTCAACATGATAAAGGGGAGAGATCCGGCGATTGTTTTCCTCATCCTTTTCCGCATCCACTCCTATTCTTCTAATCCACCTTTTTTTAACCGGCTTCCAGTATTCAGGAAAGGATTTTAGTGCGTAACCAACATCGGAAGGTCCAACCATGTCCACTGCCGCCACATAAAGTTCCGGGGTGTATACAATTCCGCAAAGGGTCGCGTAACCTCCATAAGATCCGCCGTAGATTGCGACTCGTTTCGGATCAGCAATTCCTTCGCTGATTGCCCACTTCACAGCATCGGTCAGATCGTTCTGCATGCTCCCGGTGCACCATTGTCCCGTTCCTGCGTTCATGTACTTCAACCCGAAACCAGAGGAACCACGGAAATTTACCTGCAACACAGCGTAACCGCGATTCGCCAACCACTGCACTTCCGGATCGAATCCCCACTGGTCCCTGTGCCAAGGGCCTCCATGCACCACCAGCACAAAAGGCAGATTTTTGGGCTCGTGTCCGACCGGCAACGTGAGAAAACTCACGAGTTTCATTCCGTCTCTAGCGGTAATCTGAATTCCTTTTTGGCTTGCCAGAGTGTATTTTTCCAGCTCCGGCTCAACATGGATAAGCGGTTCGAGTTTCCTGAACGCCCGGTGATAAATGTAATAGACATCCGGCTTCACATCGCTGATGTACCTGATCAACCACACGGAATCCTTCATATCGCGGGAAGTAATTTTAAAAACGCCCGATTCCGCCTTCTCTAAGATAGCAAAATCCCGTTCTATAGCCTTGCTGATAACTTTGTAACGAGGTTTCATGTAGTGAAACGCTGCTGCCTGCACGGTCCCTGATTTTTTATCCATCAGAACTTCGTAAGTATCCCCGGTTTCCCACATATCTCCTTCCGGATCTTCAGCCAGAATTTCCAGAATCTTACCCGTTTCAACATCGATTCCTACTAATTGAGTAGTATCACTGTTGAGGGAAGTGGCAGCGTACAGAATTTTCCCGTTTTCATGAAACCCAGCGATGAGCGATCCTCCGTTGTACTGTCCCAGGAACGGTGTGCGCTCGAAAGGAGTTACCAGCAGGTCGCGCCAGGGCTTATCGATCGAATCACGGACGCGGATCGCAGTGCTTAGATCTTCCCGAAAGGCCGTGGCTGCTCGGATCTTGAAATTCCGGTCGGTTGTCCACCCGATTACATCTCCGGGATTTTCCGCTTCCAGAGTTATGTCACCTGTGAGCAAATTCACCCGGTACATATCGAAGAGCCGTGGATCCCGCTTATTCAGTCCGATCATGACCTCTTCGGGATGTTGATCGTCCTTTAGCAGGTTTGTGGCGCGGACGTCTTTAAAGGGAGTGAGATCGCGCACAGTTCCATTTCGCAAATCAACAGTTTTCAGATGATCATTCTCATCCCCATTATTGTCCTGGAAAAACAGGATGTGATCGTCGCTATAACCCCACAAAAACTCGTAGATTCCACGCACCGGATCGTGAGTAACCATCCTGTTATCTTTCTTTCCGACAGTCGCTACCCAGATGTTCAACACTCCTTCGGCGGAAGGCGCGAGGTAAGCGATTCGAGTACCGCCAGGAGAGATTCGGGGATCGGCTTTCTCCGGATTGCCAAACAGAAGCTTGCGCGGAATGAGCGGTACTTCTTTCTCAGGTCCCAAGATCTGAAAT
This genomic stretch from bacterium harbors:
- a CDS encoding peptidase, yielding MFISEVKRQIAAEGDRTISFLQDLVRIPSVTGNEGAVQAYLSKELASLGLEIDAWQPSREELQKHPVFSDDGLPLEGRPVIVGRWHGSGGGRSLILNGHVDVVPPGDPQSWIDGPWSGIVRDGKLYGRGACDMKGGLVAGIAAIRTLQKMGLRLRGDVMIQCVTGEETGGIGTLATILRGYRADSAVILEPTRLDLCPVGAGAASFRLHVPGLAAHAAMRQQGVSAIEKFLFIHALLMSLEKERNAGFQHPLYKDRLPAPISIGKVQAGDWPSTVPDNLVAEGRYGILPGENLNKARKLFEQKIRKEAHKDSWLSQHPPEVEWFEGQFEPAETALDSDVIKVLSECHYETTGKVPAIHGVSYGSDLRFFTNNAGMPAVLYGPGDVAQAHSVNEFISLEQLFTATQTVACMMIRWCEV
- a CDS encoding arginine deiminase family protein, with translation MTFGCQSMVAPLRRVIVKSPEVAFRNQSFIDSQWKQLNFVDRPDYEKAINEHEALTEILRSAGAEVLSLDFDRRTGLDSIYTHDPGIITDAGAILFQTGKELRRGEGPAMEDALRDWGIGILGRIDGKGTAEGGDMVWLDKRTLLVGHGFRTNAAGVAALHSMLNPFEISVFGFHLPYWQGPGDVLHLMSLISLLDEDLAVVYRPIMAVPLYELLVARGIKMVDVAEEEFNTLGCNVLALGPRDVLMVEGNPVTRSRLQEAGCKVREFSGKEIAYKGSGGPTCLTRPLLRA
- a CDS encoding S9 family peptidase translates to MKKRASYFLCLFLAVSFQILGPEKEVPLIPRKLLFGNPEKADPRISPGGTRIAYLAPSAEGVLNIWVATVGKKDNRMVTHDPVRGIYEFLWGYSDDHILFFQDNNGDENDHLKTVDLRNGTVRDLTPFKDVRATNLLKDDQHPEEVMIGLNKRDPRLFDMYRVNLLTGDITLEAENPGDVIGWTTDRNFKIRAATAFREDLSTAIRVRDSIDKPWRDLLVTPFERTPFLGQYNGGSLIAGFHENGKILYAATSLNSDTTQLVGIDVETGKILEILAEDPEGDMWETGDTYEVLMDKKSGTVQAAAFHYMKPRYKVISKAIERDFAILEKAESGVFKITSRDMKDSVWLIRYISDVKPDVYYIYHRAFRKLEPLIHVEPELEKYTLASQKGIQITARDGMKLVSFLTLPVGHEPKNLPFVLVVHGGPWHRDQWGFDPEVQWLANRGYAVLQVNFRGSSGFGLKYMNAGTGQWCTGSMQNDLTDAVKWAISEGIADPKRVAIYGGSYGGYATLCGIVYTPELYVAAVDMVGPSDVGYALKSFPEYWKPVKKRWIRRIGVDAEKDEENNRRISPLYHVEKIRTPLLIAHGSNDPRVKQEASDQIVAAMKEQKLPVTYVVYPDEGHGLSREPNRLDFYLRAEEFLTRYLKGRLEPAQKIDGSSAQVR